DNA from Brassica napus cultivar Da-Ae chromosome C4, Da-Ae, whole genome shotgun sequence:
GCTTTTACATGATGGTACATTTGTTTAACAACTATTTTTAATTGCAGGACCTTGACGAGGAAGCTGGGTATGACGACTATTACAGTGATGATAATGGATTGGATGAGTATGAGGACGATGAGGAGGAACAACAAGAAGTGCCCCCAAAGGAAGAGTTGGAGTATCTTGAGTTGCGCCAAAAGATTAAGGAGTCTATCAGGAAAAAACAGGGCAAAGGAAGTGTTCCTCCTCAATCTTCACAAGACAGAAGGAAAAAACTCCCTTACAACGAGTACGTGGTAGCAATTAATCACCTTTTCTTTTTACAAGTTATTACAACATCTCATGGACTCTGATTTGATTTGCGTTTTCTTTTCACCtgcagctttggttccttcttTGGACCTTCACGGCCTGTAATATCCTCGAGGGTTATACAAGAAAGCAAATCCTTGCTAGAGAATGAGATAAAGAACTCCAACCAACCTGTATGTTGTGCcttggtcttcttcttctctttacattttttgttgttgtttttgtgcTAATGGGATTGTTTGTGGTGTACAGAAGAAAAGACCTGCTCCAACGAGCAGTTCGGGCGTTAGAAATGTTTCCCAGGAGAAGCGTCCTAAACCTGTGAGTGCCGTGAGAAGGAAAGTTGAGACTCTTAAGGATACAAGAGACTATTCCTTCTTGTTATCCGATGATGCGGAGCTTCCTGTTCCGAAGAGGGAACCTCTGTCTCGAAGCGGCTCCTTTCGTAACTCTGGTAAGTTGTGTCTGCTACTACTTTATTTGTTATAAGTGATGTTTTAAAGCATACCATTTTCATGGAGATAACTTAATACAGGTTTTTTGCTGATGTTGAAGAGTCTCAATCTGCTCAATTGTCAGCGAGGCCTAAACAACAGTCATCAGGTATCAATGGTAGAGCTGCTCACGGTCCCCCTCCTCGTGAGGAGAAGAGACCCGTTGTTTCAGCAAATGGGCATTCAAGACCATCTTCCTCAGGCAGTCAAATGAATCATTCAAGACCGGGTGCTTCCTCGGGAAGCAAAATGCAGTCGAGACCTGTCTCAGGGAGACCAGCTTCCTCTGGTAGCAGCCAACTGCAGCATTCAAGACCGACTCCCTCTGGTAGCCAAATGCAGCAAAGGGCTGCACCCTCCGGCAGCCAAAGACCTGGTTCCTCAATAAACCGCCAAGCACCCACAAGACCACAAGGTTCCTCGATGAATGGCCAATCAGCTAACCGAAATGGCCAGCCAAGTTCGAGATCAGCTCCTGCCAAGGTGCCAATGGATCATAGGAGGCAGATGAGCAGCAGCGGCCATGGAGTTGGTCCTGCTAGGTCGGTGTCTACGTCTAAACCTTTACCTTCGAGGACGGCATTGGAGAGAAAGCCCTCCAGCTCGGCGGGAAAGAGCTCTCTCCAAAGTGCTCAGCGACCGTCCTCAAGACCAATGTCATCTGATCCCAGGCAACAACGGCTTGCAGAACAACAGAGAAAGGTTTCTCGTGACCCTAGCACATCCCGTATGATCCCAAAACAATCAGCGCCTACTTCAAAACACCAGGTATCATGATTTTTTCTCTTATCTCCTTTTAGCCAAGAACAAAAAGCTAGCAAAGGCTCTAATTTGTGAACTAACTTGTACAGAAGATGAGTAAACCGGCGCCCAAGAGACCTCCACAACGTGATTTAGATGACCGGAGgccactgaagaagaagaagcctgcAGTAATGTCAGAGGATGCTAAGGCATTGAGCATGATTAGACAAATGTTCAAGTACTGCTTCTAACTGTTCTCCTACTCTCAAGTCCA
Protein-coding regions in this window:
- the LOC106392114 gene encoding protein spt2 isoform X2, encoding MHGYEEDLDEEAGYDDYYSDDNGLDEYEDDEEEQQEVPPKEELEYLELRQKIKESIRKKQGKGSVPPQSSQDRRKKLPYNDFGSFFGPSRPVISSRVIQESKSLLENEIKNSNQPKKRPAPTSSSGVRNVSQEKRPKPVSAVRRKVETLKDTRDYSFLLSDDAELPVPKREPLSRSGSFRNSESQSAQLSARPKQQSSGINGRAAHGPPPREEKRPVVSANGHSRPSSSGSQMNHSRPGASSGSKMQSRPVSGRPASSGSSQLQHSRPTPSGSQMQQRAAPSGSQRPGSSINRQAPTRPQGSSMNGQSANRNGQPSSRSAPAKVPMDHRRQMSSSGHGVGPARSVSTSKPLPSRTALERKPSSSAGKSSLQSAQRPSSRPMSSDPRQQRLAEQQRKVSRDPSTSRMIPKQSAPTSKHQMSKPAPKRPPQRDLDDRRPLKKKKPAVMSEDAKALSMIRQMFNTDRYAGRDYDDRDMEAGFDDIMKEERRSARIAREEDEKEARLIAEEEERERRRKLRKLRKLRR
- the LOC106392114 gene encoding protein spt2 isoform X1, producing the protein MHGYEEDLDEEAGYDDYYSDDNGLDEYEDDEEEQQEVPPKEELEYLELRQKIKESIRKKQGKGSVPPQSSQDRRKKLPYNDFGSFFGPSRPVISSRVIQESKSLLENEIKNSNQPKKRPAPTSSSGVRNVSQEKRPKPVSAVRRKVETLKDTRDYSFLLSDDAELPVPKREPLSRSGSFRNSESQSAQLSARPKQQSSGINGRAAHGPPPREEKRPVVSANGHSRPSSSGSQMNHSRPGASSGSKMQSRPVSGRPASSGSSQLQHSRPTPSGSQMQQRAAPSGSQRPGSSINRQAPTRPQGSSMNGQSANRNGQPSSRSAPAKVPMDHRRQMSSSGHGVGPARSVSTSKPLPSRTALERKPSSSAGKSSLQSAQRPSSRPMSSDPRQQRLAEQQRKVSRDPSTSRMIPKQSAPTSKHQKMSKPAPKRPPQRDLDDRRPLKKKKPAVMSEDAKALSMIRQMFNTDRYAGRDYDDRDMEAGFDDIMKEERRSARIAREEDEKEARLIAEEEERERRRKLRKLRKLRR